From a region of the Corallococcus coralloides DSM 2259 genome:
- a CDS encoding DUF507 family protein yields the protein MRLYPKVIPIISREAIQQLMQDGDIEVEPMRVADAEMDLSAIMREYLANEERVNQATREALERRGYDYSKFNQVKREMADVRGFKMGDEGIEYVINQMIEFLLISRNVEEVYSPDNVLRQKMFQGMKKHLDVDDEIDREARSRLKHLQEGTSAFDIEYNKTVEQIRRARGLI from the coding sequence ATGAGGCTGTATCCGAAGGTGATCCCGATCATCTCGCGCGAGGCCATTCAGCAGCTCATGCAGGACGGGGACATCGAGGTGGAGCCGATGCGCGTGGCCGACGCCGAGATGGATCTCTCCGCCATCATGCGCGAGTACCTCGCCAACGAAGAGCGTGTGAACCAGGCGACGCGCGAGGCCCTGGAGCGTCGGGGATATGACTACTCCAAGTTCAACCAGGTGAAGCGCGAGATGGCGGACGTGCGCGGCTTCAAGATGGGGGACGAGGGCATCGAGTACGTCATCAACCAGATGATTGAGTTCCTCCTCATCAGCCGGAACGTCGAGGAGGTCTACTCCCCCGACAACGTGCTGCGTCAGAAGATGTTCCAGGGCATGAAGAAGCACCTGGACGTCGATGACGAGATCGACCGGGAGGCCCGCTCGCGGCTGAAGCACCTGCAGGAAGGCACGAGCGCCTTCGACATCGAGTACAACAAGACGGTCGAGCAGATCCGCCGCGCCCGCGGTCTGATTTAG
- the uvrC gene encoding excinuclease ABC subunit UvrC, which yields MDIRLQEKLDALPTEPGVYLMKDKRGTIIYVGKAINLRSRVRSYFNRSGDTRVFVSLLDTMLGDLETVLVHNEKEALLLENELIKKHKPRFNVLLKDDKQFISLRLDRTQPFPRLEVVRKYEKDGARYFGPYSSAGAIRETLRLINRFFRLRTCTDHVLANRKRPCLLYQIGRCPAPCVHPVPPDEYRKSVDEVAMFLEGKAGQLIEGLRARMKRASMELKFEEAARVRDQLLAIERSLERQKVATTDFKDQDVFALFREGDRILFYVLHVRQGRLNGGQAFPFGSQEFPDDELLASFVNLYYDQGGFVPEEVLLPLEPGDGTDGLEALLTERKGERVRVFVPKRGEKHELVNMAVKNAEQAFVERKRTKDETDTVLSRLQSKLGLRNFPRRMECYDISHFQSSSIVASQVAVTDGETDKSRYRKYKIKTVEKQDDFASMYEVITRRLKRGLEDNDLPDLLVIDGGKGQLASAHAAMKDLGVEGVDVVGLAKSRDQEVFDRDAESAKSPERVFVLGRKDPIVLPQNSAEMFMLTRMRDEAHRFAITFQGKSMRKSSLRSALEDIPGVGEGRRKMLLRHFGSLKRVGEASIEELTEVVGPAMAERVHAGLHGDPEDDTEDPVREASLDDASEPVHEKADGGSPPGAA from the coding sequence ATGGACATCCGGCTGCAGGAGAAGCTGGACGCGCTGCCCACCGAGCCCGGCGTGTACCTGATGAAGGACAAGCGCGGGACCATCATCTACGTGGGCAAGGCCATCAACCTGCGCAGCCGCGTGCGCAGCTACTTCAACCGCTCCGGCGACACCCGCGTCTTCGTGTCCCTGCTGGACACGATGCTGGGCGACCTGGAGACGGTGCTCGTCCACAACGAGAAGGAGGCCCTCCTTCTTGAAAACGAGCTGATCAAGAAGCACAAGCCGCGCTTCAACGTCCTGCTCAAGGACGACAAGCAGTTCATCTCCCTGCGCCTGGACCGCACCCAGCCGTTCCCCCGGCTGGAGGTGGTGCGCAAGTACGAGAAGGACGGCGCGCGCTACTTCGGCCCGTACTCCAGCGCGGGCGCCATCCGCGAAACGCTGCGGCTCATCAACCGCTTCTTCCGCCTGCGCACCTGCACGGACCACGTGCTCGCCAACCGCAAGCGGCCGTGCCTGCTGTATCAAATCGGACGGTGCCCGGCTCCGTGCGTCCATCCGGTGCCCCCGGACGAGTACCGCAAGAGCGTGGACGAAGTGGCCATGTTCCTGGAGGGCAAGGCGGGGCAGCTCATCGAAGGGCTGCGCGCGCGGATGAAGCGCGCGTCCATGGAGCTGAAGTTCGAGGAGGCCGCGCGGGTGCGCGACCAGCTGCTCGCCATCGAGCGCAGCCTGGAGCGCCAGAAGGTGGCCACCACCGACTTCAAGGATCAGGACGTGTTCGCCCTGTTCCGCGAGGGCGACCGCATCCTGTTCTACGTGCTGCACGTGCGTCAGGGCCGGCTCAACGGCGGCCAGGCCTTCCCCTTCGGCAGCCAGGAGTTCCCGGACGACGAGCTGCTCGCCTCGTTCGTGAACCTCTACTACGACCAGGGTGGCTTCGTGCCCGAGGAGGTCCTCTTGCCCCTGGAGCCCGGCGACGGCACCGACGGCCTGGAGGCCCTGCTCACGGAGCGCAAGGGCGAGCGCGTGCGCGTCTTCGTCCCCAAGCGCGGGGAGAAGCATGAGCTGGTGAACATGGCGGTGAAGAACGCGGAGCAGGCGTTCGTGGAGAGAAAGCGCACCAAGGACGAAACCGACACGGTCCTGTCACGGCTCCAGTCCAAGCTGGGCCTGCGCAACTTCCCGCGTCGCATGGAGTGCTACGACATCTCCCACTTCCAGAGCTCCTCCATCGTCGCGTCGCAGGTGGCCGTGACGGACGGCGAGACGGACAAGTCGCGCTACCGCAAATACAAGATCAAAACGGTGGAGAAGCAGGACGACTTCGCCAGCATGTACGAGGTCATCACCCGGCGGCTCAAGCGCGGTCTGGAGGACAACGACCTGCCGGACCTGCTCGTCATCGACGGCGGCAAGGGCCAGCTCGCCAGCGCCCACGCGGCCATGAAGGACCTGGGCGTGGAGGGCGTGGACGTGGTGGGCCTGGCCAAGAGCCGCGATCAGGAGGTCTTCGACCGGGACGCGGAGAGCGCGAAGAGCCCCGAGCGCGTCTTCGTCCTGGGCCGCAAGGACCCCATCGTCCTGCCGCAGAATTCAGCGGAAATGTTCATGCTCACGCGCATGCGGGACGAAGCGCACCGCTTCGCCATCACCTTCCAGGGCAAATCCATGCGCAAGAGTTCCTTGCGCTCGGCGCTGGAGGACATTCCCGGCGTGGGCGAGGGCCGGCGGAAGATGTTGCTGCGCCACTTCGGTTCTCTCAAGCGGGTGGGCGAGGCCAGCATCGAGGAGCTGACCGAGGTCGTGGGCCCGGCGATGGCCGAGCGCGTCCACGCGGGCCTTCATGGCGACCCCGAGGACGACACCGAGGACCCCGTGCGCGAGGCGTCCCTGGATGACGCTTCCGAACCCGTGCACGAAAAAGCGGATGGAGGGTCGCCACCCGGTGCGGCATGA
- the uvrB gene encoding excinuclease ABC subunit UvrB, producing MPDFELVSEHKPQGDQPRAIGELTEGLLRGDRYQTLLGVTGSGKTFTMANLIANVKRPSLVIAHNKTLAAQLYGEFKALFPNNAVEYFVSYYDYYQPEAYVPSTDTFIEKDSSINDNIERMRHSATHSLRTRNDVIIVASVSCIYGLGAARSYVDLAIRAAVGEEMGRDGFMRKLVEAQYERNDLDFHRGTFRARGDTVEVFPAYEEERAVRVSFFGDEVERITEFDPLRGQTLGQLEKIVIFPASHYVAGADARQNAMRTIREELAEQLQKFKAEGKLLEAQRLEQRTMFDLEMIEQVGYCNGIENYSRHFTGRAPGEAAPCLIDYFPRDLLVLIDESHQTVSQIGAMYRGDRARKETLVNFGFRMPSALDNRPLKFVEFEEMVPQAVFVSATPAEYELQKSKGVVVEQIIRPTGLTDPEVETRPAGNQVDDLLEEVRVRVSRNERVLVTTLTKRMAEDLTEYYSDVGVKVRYLHSDIDAIQRMAIIRDLRRGEFDVLVGINLLREGLDIPEVSLVAILDADKEGFLRSHVSLIQTIGRAARNVNGRVIMYSDQMTDSMKRAMEETARRRDIQRAYNKEHGITPRSVKSNITDFTENIPDYDAGAGALPMAAEGENDLLEPKEIQRLIKEFTADMLKAADEMQFEKAAEFRDRVQLLKDMDLGLKPASRSLLRAPAKAADQPGTTPKKGRGRGRPSASGGGSSGGSSGAAKPAARSRSRKN from the coding sequence ATGCCGGACTTCGAACTCGTCAGTGAGCACAAGCCGCAGGGCGACCAGCCAAGGGCCATCGGAGAGCTGACCGAGGGCCTGCTTCGCGGCGACCGCTACCAGACCCTCCTGGGCGTCACCGGCTCGGGAAAGACGTTCACGATGGCGAACCTCATCGCCAACGTGAAGCGCCCCTCGCTGGTCATCGCGCACAACAAGACGCTGGCGGCGCAGCTGTACGGCGAGTTCAAGGCGCTCTTCCCGAACAACGCCGTCGAGTACTTCGTCTCGTACTACGACTACTACCAGCCCGAGGCCTACGTCCCGTCGACGGACACCTTCATCGAGAAGGACTCGTCCATCAACGACAACATCGAACGGATGCGCCACTCGGCGACGCACAGCCTGCGCACCCGCAACGACGTCATCATCGTGGCCAGCGTGTCCTGCATCTACGGCCTGGGCGCCGCGCGCAGCTATGTGGACCTGGCCATCCGCGCCGCCGTGGGCGAGGAGATGGGCCGCGACGGCTTCATGCGCAAGCTGGTGGAGGCCCAGTACGAGCGCAACGACCTGGACTTCCACCGCGGCACCTTCCGCGCCCGCGGTGACACCGTGGAGGTGTTCCCCGCCTACGAGGAAGAGCGCGCCGTGCGCGTCAGCTTCTTCGGCGACGAGGTGGAGCGCATCACCGAGTTCGACCCGCTGCGCGGCCAGACGCTGGGCCAGTTGGAGAAGATCGTCATCTTCCCCGCCAGCCACTACGTCGCCGGAGCCGACGCGCGCCAGAACGCCATGCGCACCATCCGCGAGGAGCTGGCCGAGCAGCTCCAGAAGTTCAAGGCGGAGGGCAAGCTGCTGGAGGCGCAGCGGCTGGAGCAGCGCACCATGTTCGACCTGGAGATGATTGAACAGGTCGGGTACTGCAACGGCATCGAGAACTACTCGCGCCACTTCACCGGGCGCGCGCCGGGGGAAGCGGCCCCGTGCCTCATCGACTACTTCCCGCGCGACCTGCTGGTGCTCATCGACGAGAGCCATCAGACGGTGTCCCAGATTGGCGCCATGTACCGCGGCGACCGCGCCCGCAAGGAGACGCTGGTCAACTTCGGCTTCCGCATGCCCAGCGCGCTGGACAACCGGCCGCTGAAGTTCGTCGAGTTCGAGGAGATGGTCCCCCAGGCCGTCTTCGTCTCCGCGACCCCCGCCGAGTACGAGCTGCAGAAGTCCAAGGGCGTGGTGGTGGAGCAGATCATCCGCCCCACCGGCCTCACGGACCCGGAGGTGGAGACGCGCCCCGCCGGCAACCAGGTGGACGACCTCTTGGAAGAGGTCCGCGTGCGCGTGTCGCGCAACGAGCGCGTGCTGGTGACGACACTCACCAAGCGCATGGCGGAGGACCTCACCGAGTACTACAGCGACGTGGGCGTGAAGGTCCGCTACCTGCACTCGGACATCGACGCCATCCAGCGCATGGCCATCATCCGCGACCTGCGCCGGGGCGAGTTCGACGTGCTCGTGGGCATCAACCTGCTGCGTGAAGGCCTGGACATCCCGGAGGTGTCGCTCGTGGCCATCCTGGACGCCGACAAGGAAGGCTTCCTGCGCAGCCACGTGTCGCTCATCCAGACCATTGGCCGCGCGGCGCGCAACGTGAACGGGCGCGTCATCATGTATTCGGATCAGATGACCGACTCCATGAAGCGCGCCATGGAGGAGACGGCCCGCCGCCGCGACATCCAGCGCGCGTACAACAAGGAACACGGCATCACGCCGCGGTCGGTGAAGAGCAACATCACCGACTTCACGGAGAACATCCCGGACTACGACGCGGGCGCGGGCGCGCTGCCCATGGCGGCGGAAGGGGAGAACGACCTCCTGGAGCCCAAGGAGATCCAGCGCCTCATCAAGGAGTTCACCGCCGACATGCTCAAGGCCGCGGACGAGATGCAGTTCGAGAAGGCCGCTGAGTTCCGCGACCGCGTCCAGCTGCTCAAGGACATGGACCTGGGGCTCAAGCCCGCCTCGCGTTCGCTCTTGCGCGCGCCGGCCAAGGCCGCGGATCAGCCCGGCACCACGCCGAAGAAGGGGCGTGGACGCGGACGTCCCTCCGCATCGGGTGGCGGTTCTTCTGGCGGTTCCTCCGGCGCGGCGAAGCCCGCGGCCCGTTCTCGGTCACGCAAGAACTAG
- a CDS encoding M28 family metallopeptidase, whose product MRLLPALFVSLCSASVLAAGAPSVTPQEKTAEQAITADLLRAHVRFLASDLLEGRGPGTRGDALAQEYIATQLEGLGLKPGAEDGSYFQRFDLMGIHSRPGTMTFQAKAGRVELQPREDFIAVSGVQAPEAKLDASELVFVGYGIVALEYQWDDFKGADLKGKTLVILNNDPEDDPRLFGGKARLWYGRWDYKYEQAAKTGAAGAIIIHTTPSAGYPWQVVRTSWTGEQFELPAGDAPRLQVKAWTTEDATKQVMKLAGQDLDALRAAAQKRDFRPVPLGVKVSLGLTNEVRRRPTANVLGLLPGSDPTLAKEVVLYSAHHDHLGKKDDGKPGEDVIYNGALDNAAGVASMLSVARAFTALPTPPRRSILFAAVAAEEYGLLGSAYLAAHPPMPPGRIAANINVDGGNVLGRTRDITVIGLGKSSLDTFVTAMAKTQGRTVKADQLSDRGFFYRSDQFNFARQGIPAAYFGSGMDFIGRPEGWGKEQRGQWEAKHYHQPSDEVRPEWDLSGAVEDTRLFFLVGAQVAKAPAMPVWNKGDEFEAARLKSLEALKAPPAK is encoded by the coding sequence ATGAGGCTCCTCCCCGCGCTGTTCGTCTCGCTGTGCTCGGCGTCCGTTCTCGCGGCGGGCGCGCCCTCCGTCACGCCGCAGGAGAAGACGGCCGAACAGGCCATCACCGCGGACCTCCTGCGCGCGCACGTGCGCTTCCTCGCGAGCGACCTGCTGGAGGGCCGCGGCCCTGGCACCCGCGGCGACGCGCTGGCGCAGGAGTACATCGCCACGCAGCTCGAGGGCCTGGGCCTCAAGCCGGGCGCGGAGGACGGCAGCTACTTCCAGCGCTTCGACCTGATGGGCATCCACAGCCGCCCCGGCACCATGACCTTCCAGGCCAAGGCGGGCCGCGTGGAGCTCCAGCCGCGCGAGGACTTCATCGCCGTGTCCGGCGTGCAGGCGCCGGAGGCGAAGCTGGACGCGTCCGAGCTGGTGTTCGTGGGCTACGGCATCGTCGCGCTGGAGTACCAGTGGGATGACTTCAAGGGCGCGGACCTGAAGGGCAAGACGCTGGTCATCCTCAACAATGATCCAGAGGACGACCCGCGCCTCTTCGGCGGCAAGGCGCGCCTCTGGTACGGCCGCTGGGACTACAAATACGAGCAGGCGGCGAAGACGGGCGCGGCCGGCGCCATCATCATCCACACCACGCCCAGCGCGGGCTACCCGTGGCAGGTGGTGCGCACGTCGTGGACCGGCGAGCAGTTCGAACTGCCCGCGGGCGACGCGCCCCGCCTCCAGGTGAAGGCGTGGACGACCGAGGACGCCACGAAGCAGGTGATGAAGCTCGCGGGGCAGGACCTGGACGCGCTGCGCGCCGCCGCCCAGAAGCGCGACTTCCGCCCGGTGCCGCTGGGCGTGAAGGTGTCCCTGGGCCTCACCAACGAGGTGCGCCGCCGGCCCACCGCGAACGTGCTGGGCCTGCTGCCCGGCAGCGACCCCACGCTGGCGAAGGAAGTGGTGCTCTACAGCGCGCACCATGATCACCTGGGCAAGAAGGACGACGGCAAGCCCGGTGAGGACGTCATCTACAACGGCGCGTTGGACAACGCGGCCGGCGTGGCCTCGATGCTGTCCGTGGCCCGCGCCTTCACCGCGCTGCCCACGCCGCCGCGCCGCTCCATCCTCTTCGCCGCGGTGGCCGCGGAGGAGTACGGCCTCCTGGGCTCCGCGTACCTCGCGGCGCATCCTCCGATGCCTCCGGGCCGCATCGCCGCGAACATCAACGTGGACGGCGGCAACGTGCTGGGCCGCACGCGCGACATCACCGTCATCGGCCTGGGCAAGTCGTCCCTGGACACCTTCGTCACCGCGATGGCGAAGACGCAAGGGCGCACGGTGAAGGCGGATCAGCTCTCCGACCGCGGGTTCTTCTACCGCTCGGATCAATTCAACTTCGCGCGGCAGGGCATCCCCGCCGCCTACTTCGGCAGCGGCATGGACTTCATCGGCCGGCCAGAAGGGTGGGGCAAGGAGCAGCGCGGCCAGTGGGAGGCGAAGCACTACCACCAGCCCTCCGACGAGGTCCGCCCGGAGTGGGACCTCTCAGGCGCCGTGGAGGACACCCGGCTCTTCTTCCTGGTGGGTGCCCAGGTGGCGAAGGCCCCGGCCATGCCGGTGTGGAACAAGGGGGACGAGTTCGAGGCCGCTCGCCTGAAGTCCCTGGAGGCACTGAAGGCCCCGCCCGCGAAGTAG
- the cysS gene encoding cysteine--tRNA ligase, which yields MAPPSIRLFNTMSMQKEPLEPLVPGEVKVYVCGPTVYSYIHIGNARTFTSFDVVVRYLRYRGFKVTYVRNYTDVDDKIIKAAHETGEAPVDLASRFVEAFREDARALHLREPDVSPRVSETIPEIVAIIQTLVDKGYAYEAKGDVYFAVDKDEDYAKLSKRNLDDLCQGERVQPGDLKRQPLDFALWKAAKPGEPSWDSPWGKGRPGWHIECSAMSEKFLGRTFDIHGGALDLIFPHHENEIAQSESATGQTMAKYWMHCGFLDLEGAKMSKSLGNVVRLRDALAKVDAEALRFFFLSTHYRHPLNFGEKALQDAEGRMEYFYETLRKVDERVAGKDFGKGPLHGEPARFLTEFESAMDDDFNTAGALGALSGLFGFMNELTDKPPVKDKPLVGRTLQALREQVRETSRVLGLFEDDPGAWLLRRRDRAVRERGIDVAEVERLLAERTAARAAKDFAKADQVRGALKTLGVDIMDTPAGTSWKVAAPAS from the coding sequence GTGGCCCCCCCATCCATCCGGCTCTTCAACACGATGTCCATGCAGAAGGAGCCGCTGGAGCCGCTCGTGCCCGGCGAAGTGAAGGTCTACGTCTGTGGGCCCACGGTCTACAGCTACATCCATATCGGGAACGCGCGCACCTTCACGTCGTTCGACGTGGTGGTCCGCTACCTGCGCTACCGGGGCTTCAAGGTGACGTACGTGCGCAACTACACGGACGTCGACGACAAGATCATCAAGGCCGCGCACGAAACGGGCGAAGCGCCGGTGGACCTGGCCTCGCGCTTCGTGGAGGCCTTCCGCGAGGACGCCCGCGCGCTGCACCTGCGCGAACCGGACGTGTCCCCGCGCGTGAGCGAGACGATCCCGGAGATCGTCGCCATCATCCAGACGCTCGTGGACAAGGGCTACGCCTACGAGGCGAAGGGCGACGTGTACTTCGCCGTCGACAAGGACGAGGACTACGCGAAGCTGTCCAAGCGCAACCTGGACGACCTGTGCCAGGGCGAGCGCGTGCAGCCCGGCGACCTCAAGCGCCAGCCGCTGGACTTCGCGCTGTGGAAGGCGGCGAAGCCCGGTGAGCCGTCGTGGGACAGCCCGTGGGGCAAGGGCCGTCCGGGCTGGCACATCGAGTGCTCCGCGATGAGCGAGAAGTTCCTCGGGCGCACGTTCGACATCCACGGCGGGGCGCTGGACCTCATCTTCCCCCACCACGAGAACGAGATCGCCCAGAGCGAGTCCGCCACCGGCCAGACGATGGCGAAGTACTGGATGCACTGCGGCTTCCTGGACCTGGAAGGCGCGAAGATGTCCAAGTCGCTGGGCAACGTGGTGCGCCTGCGCGATGCGCTCGCCAAGGTGGACGCGGAGGCCCTGCGCTTCTTCTTCCTCTCCACGCATTACCGCCACCCGCTCAACTTCGGGGAGAAGGCGCTCCAGGACGCGGAAGGGCGCATGGAGTACTTCTACGAAACACTGCGCAAGGTGGACGAGCGCGTGGCGGGCAAGGACTTCGGCAAGGGCCCCCTGCACGGCGAGCCCGCGCGCTTCCTCACGGAGTTCGAGTCCGCCATGGACGACGACTTCAACACCGCGGGCGCGCTGGGCGCGCTGTCCGGGCTCTTCGGCTTCATGAACGAGCTCACCGACAAGCCGCCCGTGAAGGACAAGCCGTTGGTGGGCCGCACGCTCCAGGCGCTGCGTGAGCAGGTGCGTGAGACGTCCCGAGTCCTGGGCCTCTTCGAGGACGACCCGGGCGCGTGGCTCCTGCGCCGCCGCGACCGCGCGGTGCGCGAGCGGGGCATCGACGTGGCGGAGGTGGAGCGCCTGCTCGCCGAGCGGACCGCCGCGCGCGCCGCGAAGGACTTCGCGAAGGCGGACCAGGTGCGAGGCGCCCTCAAGACCCTGGGCGTGGACATCATGGACACGCCTGCCGGCACCTCCTGGAAGGTGGCGGCACCGGCCTCCTGA
- a CDS encoding FHA domain-containing protein: protein MAPPNPKRPPRPPRPPGQQASSDDPSEELPFDDDEVAPLQADDPRPQRVPQYPAGPRKAKRRGPGERSRSDRELSPRYDWAMEYSDPGLTPAFVYVERGPGAGQLVPLRQGSITLGRSSTSDLRLQHASISRRHAQLTRRGNVFTVRDLGSQNGTFVNRLRIKGEVELQPGDELSLGNATLRLRGSGSGPTMSRTALDPLRPRTAKRRLNGVAVAVAAAVVGSAAAALISMVAMRMGDWTPARARAEGAPAKAPGTPATPAKEAQETEAAAPAKEAPSKGSSDGSPGAAKVLSASDIARRAQSSQLTPSTGATTKDAAPSALEVAKGTGTAKAGEPHPGASVVAASGRKASPSTEPSGLPDEGQRADILARYESGDVTGALAQAKRANLAPLVQQLTRFQTAEAAARAALAQQDRPRALDALIAAVRADGELSQGWSRQGISLRRQLAGMYVRTGQEAVRAQRFADARAAFTTALQYDADNAEARSQLAALPTQAP from the coding sequence ATGGCTCCGCCGAATCCGAAGCGTCCGCCGCGCCCTCCCCGCCCTCCAGGGCAGCAGGCGTCGTCGGATGACCCGTCGGAGGAGCTCCCGTTCGACGACGACGAGGTGGCCCCCCTGCAGGCGGATGATCCGCGCCCGCAGCGAGTGCCCCAGTACCCGGCGGGCCCCCGGAAGGCGAAGCGGCGAGGGCCGGGCGAGCGCAGCCGGTCCGACCGCGAGCTGTCGCCCCGGTATGACTGGGCGATGGAGTATTCGGACCCGGGCCTGACGCCCGCGTTCGTCTACGTGGAGCGCGGACCGGGCGCCGGGCAGCTCGTGCCGCTGCGTCAGGGTTCCATCACGCTGGGGCGGTCCTCCACGTCGGACCTGCGGCTCCAGCATGCGTCCATCAGCCGGCGCCATGCGCAGCTGACCCGGCGGGGCAACGTCTTCACGGTGCGCGACCTCGGCAGCCAGAACGGCACGTTCGTCAACCGCCTGCGCATCAAGGGCGAGGTGGAGCTCCAGCCCGGGGATGAGCTGAGCCTGGGCAACGCGACCTTGCGGCTGCGCGGTTCGGGGTCCGGGCCGACGATGAGCCGGACGGCGCTGGATCCGCTGCGGCCTCGCACGGCGAAGCGGCGGCTGAACGGGGTCGCCGTGGCGGTGGCCGCGGCGGTCGTGGGCTCCGCGGCCGCGGCGTTGATCAGCATGGTGGCCATGCGCATGGGGGACTGGACTCCCGCGCGGGCTCGGGCGGAAGGTGCGCCCGCGAAGGCCCCCGGGACTCCGGCGACGCCCGCGAAGGAGGCCCAGGAGACCGAGGCGGCGGCACCCGCGAAGGAGGCGCCCTCGAAGGGTTCGAGTGACGGGAGCCCGGGAGCGGCGAAGGTCCTCAGCGCTTCGGACATCGCGCGAAGGGCTCAGTCGAGCCAGCTGACTCCGAGCACCGGGGCGACCACGAAGGACGCGGCTCCGAGCGCACTGGAGGTCGCGAAGGGTACGGGGACCGCGAAGGCGGGAGAACCCCATCCGGGCGCTTCGGTCGTTGCCGCGTCCGGACGGAAGGCGAGTCCCTCGACCGAGCCGTCAGGGCTTCCGGACGAGGGCCAGCGCGCGGACATCCTCGCTCGCTACGAATCCGGTGACGTCACAGGGGCGTTGGCCCAGGCGAAGCGCGCGAACCTCGCCCCCCTGGTGCAGCAGCTCACCCGCTTCCAGACCGCCGAAGCCGCGGCCCGGGCCGCCCTGGCGCAGCAGGACCGTCCCCGGGCGCTCGATGCGCTCATTGCCGCCGTGCGGGCGGACGGGGAGCTGTCCCAGGGCTGGAGCCGCCAGGGCATCAGCCTCCGCCGCCAGCTCGCCGGAATGTACGTGCGCACGGGACAGGAGGCCGTCCGCGCCCAGCGCTTCGCGGACGCCCGCGCGGCCTTCACCACGGCCCTCCAGTACGACGCGGACAACGCAGAGGCACGGTCTCAGTTGGCGGCACTGCCCACCCAGGCGCCTTGA
- a CDS encoding CarD family transcriptional regulator — protein sequence MQTSFKTGDKAVYPGQGVGEVMGIEHTEVAGQRQSFYVLRILENGMRIMIPINKVGSVGLREIISEEDVKQVYSILREKDISVDSTTWNRRYREYMEKIKTGSVFEIAEVLRDLYLLKGDKDLSFGERKMLDTARSLLIKELSLAKDCSEEEVESDLKKIFNLA from the coding sequence GTGCAGACCAGCTTCAAGACTGGTGACAAGGCGGTTTATCCGGGCCAGGGCGTCGGTGAGGTGATGGGCATCGAGCACACCGAGGTCGCCGGGCAGCGCCAGTCGTTCTACGTGCTGCGCATCCTGGAGAACGGGATGCGGATCATGATCCCGATCAACAAGGTCGGGTCGGTCGGCCTCCGGGAGATCATCAGCGAAGAGGACGTCAAGCAGGTCTATTCCATCCTCCGCGAGAAGGACATCTCCGTCGACTCCACCACGTGGAACCGCCGGTACCGCGAGTACATGGAGAAGATCAAGACGGGCTCCGTCTTCGAAATCGCCGAGGTGCTCCGCGACCTGTACCTGCTCAAGGGCGACAAGGACCTGTCGTTCGGCGAGCGCAAGATGCTGGACACGGCGCGCTCGCTGCTGATCAAGGAGCTGTCGCTGGCCAAGGACTGCTCCGAGGAAGAGGTCGAGTCCGACCTGAAGAAGATCTTCAACCTCGCCTGA